The DNA sequence gctgtaaacatgttaatttaggctgtaaaaactgcttttttgccagtcataTGTATGTGACTTCCCGTGTTTCTGCAGCCTTAAGTGGACACTTGACGTACTGCAGGAATTtacacttccgcattggcttcatttttcaagaccggagagGGCCTCTTGTTCGTACCACAGTTGAGAGTAAAATGCAGTATAGTGAGTCTTTTTTGAAAGGATAGAGTTTCAAaccaaaaaatttaaataagataataaaaaaaaaaaaaaattaagactgTGTCTAGAAAAGGAGTTGGTAGAAGTAAAACATATATATCACTTTTCTTCTATTATTTCATATACCGTTCCAAGAAATGCTTAAATCTATTTATTAGCGTAGTCTCGCCTGCCAATTCAATTTCAATAAACCTTAATCttaaataaagtaataagtGTTGGGACCAGCCATGTGCTGGCATAGGACTCAGGCCAATTCAGCTTCACAGTTTAACCTCAAAAGAACTGAGGTTTCTCCGTAGgtgctctctatctctctcacatGCTTCCAACAAAAGAGGACTTATACTTCCAAGGAACATTTTTAAGAGTTTTGCGCATTCAGCATCTGGCTGGTCGAGCACCaagagttttctttctttcgttTACTTCGACGTCATTGAACACAACCGGAGAGGAGTACTGCAGACAGCCCCATgtagatgaagaagaaaacatacatCTTTTTCTGCAACAAGGAAGACAATAGAGCATTGCTCTTGTCGAAGGTCTGTCTCCTGCTGTCCCCTCTTCATCTGCCAAGGAAAAACCTGCCTGAATCATTTAATCAACATTCAACAGATTGAACATCAGACCAACCTTGCGACAATCACCAGAAATGATCCCAAGTAAGAGGCTTTTGTCTGCGCAGAAATAGCTTTAGGATGTGTTTCTATTCTAACAACTGATAATTGTCCATTATTGTTGATGAAACGTCACTTGCTGTTTATTATCttttgtaagctgctgcatttgtttcaTTGTAGCCGATCTGCCATGTTCGCCTTTCTATGTGTTTTATTCACTGCTGCGCCAGCCTACTTTCAGTTAACTGCTGAACTGCTTTCACCATCAGGAAGACCAGTGTACATGCCGTTGAATGAAATCCAGCTACTGGCTTACTTGTGTTTAACTCAGAGAGCTCAAGCTGCTTCAAAGGCCAAGCCACACGGCTCCCTTTGTTCTCTGTCCACCCATTtgtgccatagactgtaaaaataatggacgagacaaggtccccggtctagtgaagcttttatttttagagctccccctgctgactggctgcagtataggtcataaaccccgcctcctcaatgataacagatgggatgtgggtcaaactgtaaagctaaaatactcgtcacatcatttttttccaaacctaaactctgctgtgatcattagttattatcaccctacattgtgttcaagtgctcatttttctgtgaagtttgttttaaataagttatttgaggttgaaaaacaggattttacgtcatatttgacgatgattgacagctgccgatcttgcgtagctctctctgtgaatagcaaaagttacgtagtgaaggaaagccgagacgccattgaatttttccgttcagttttttcgtctttttttggcaaaatgagttgttctgcagtaaactgttctaaccgacctgtgggagctaagggatctttgcagttttttcggtaagtaaaaaagtgtgatttatgtgtcattggttggctaaagtcgttatctagctagctaacacataagcagtctaaggttagctgaaatgttgtaaagctaggttacttatccgggatgatttatctttttattttattttttaaaatgagcaaacctaataactgacatgctatgtttcttgatattgttatatcattactgtgatttaaattgtatttaaaaccaagaatcgtaATATAAAATCCGTTCATAGATGtggttcattgactgtacagttattttacagcaaaaataaatacgtctggtgaagtctcaaaaaagtatctagggcaaaaacaaagtcaaataattgtcatcattactaatgtgtacatgtttacagtctgagtgataagtgggcTATACCGAGAGTAACTggttttactttcaccgtgcaggctgaaattcatagtactatatacgagggtagaatatttctctatgtatccagataaaactaaaggtaagatctgatttaatataattgttactgatttaagagactaaccgaaacatgaacacaaacatcaacaacctgcggtggtgtaatgtaatattaaccgTAATAttgcctttttatagccaaagaaaactgaacatccacagcctctgcattcaaaagaatttcaacattgacatttatgtcttcctatttccctcttttcaccaacattatattttaaactgggatttcctATTTCTCAGGTCtctcgtctctcccccagctcgccccctccggagcgctcctctccataatgcgctcgtctcctccctctacagcctGCTGCTgatactctgtaggacgctttgattggggcacctcaccaataaaatactattttatattttataagcagtttgccaccacactgtacttttactctccaaaggcatatgtgtatgtgcgtgacaactttaataaagctttaccacacagtcacaccatccgcacagctgatccaggatttactgtaacatcttttacagcactaagaggtcatgtacaggcaaacagagagaagggaaaagaaacaatctgtgctctcaaataacaaagcagtctcaaatcttttgaggaattacagctaaaaaaaattctactttgcatacagtacatcctctgataaataaagtactttgattgcatttctgtggtgttcctgtaggtgaccatgatgcagccagactgaagcagcacgttgtgaaggtggacgccatcatcttgtctttgcagtgctgattctgaagagcatgtcttcacataggactcaaaggtaaaatgatCTCTTATATGAttggactgtgttattgtaaccgctatcagcatcaaagtaattttagtaacaatttataatccttcttaaaatgtaaggaagactagcagaagattttaacagcctctgtgattctgcaagaagttcatgtttaaattgttcttctttctgtcttcaaggaaatcaatgctcaaaggaaacagcagtccagactctgattccagctccggtgaggttctgcacacaaatctgattatatgagaatatttaacattagtttaatttatcaggctggcccatgtgatgacagtttaaaataatcttcaatagaaagtggcaggaacacttttgtcttaaaacataaattcataaagcggatcatattattggattcatccTGTCTTgtgatatattttgtttttcctcttaaatagttctcctgtcttaaaaacaaactttagaagctgaagtttagcagaacctgaggacagatctgatttcaggtctgaagcataaacatcacagtaaaattcattatactttacatttaactccatgattgtttttctctattacagaagatgccctcagattcagatccatcaacaacccctgacaacatggagaACTCGTCCCCTGaacgtttcctgtcctctctcgatggagttcttctcttcagtcattaactcttgaaaacagtagcacaacatgccagactgtttgagaagtctgtgattgaataaatggaaatggaatctcatgcgtatcttgttatgcttattggctttaaatgtttaatattaaataagtttgaaggccatttatctcagacgagaccggctgtgacaagctgaactcgtctgttagctttgctgttgtcttagctgttgttggtcgagaagaaattaatgtcagttcaaggccttttcaaatgtgagctataaacttaactgctaaattattttactgtgaccaacacgttgtagtgctccagttaatcagagacagtcaattcagattttaaaaaaagtttatttaaacattttatgaaaaaaaaaaacttcaataaacaacccctggtttcattaaccatgtgtaaaataagtaagggagaccaacAGGTTGAACTGCTGgaacataggagaaagtataaaaaataatttaacaaagatcctggatgattgtttgactgttaaaatatgatggaaaagcaaatccaacacaaccctccagcatctggcctttcaaacacagggcaacatcatggaaagaaaaatagcaccattgaatattgaccaggatctctgtgttttctctgaggatgactatggtagccttctcactgttcactgtcacaaagctccagactctgtccaccttctcactgttcactgtcacaaagctccagactctgtccaccttctcactgttcactgtcacaaagctccagactctgtccaccttctcactgttcactgtcacaaagctccagactctgtccaccttctcactgttcactgtcacaaagctccagactctgtccaccttctcactgttcactgtcacaaagctccagactctgtccaccttctcactgttcactgtcacaaagctccagactctgtccaccttctcactgttcactgtcacaaagctccagactctgtccaccttctcactgttcactgtcacaaagctccagactctgtccaccttctcactgttcactgtcacaaagctccagactctgtccaccttctcactgttcactgtcacaaagctccagactctgtccaccttctcactgttcactgtcacaaagctccagactctgtccaccttctcactgttcactgtcacaaagctccagactctgtccaccttctcactgttcactgtcacaaagctccagactctgtccaccttctcactgttcactgtcacaaagctccagactctgtccaccttctcactgttcactgtcacaaagctccagactctgtccaccttctcactgttcactgtcacaaagctccagactctgtccaccttctcactgttcactgtaacaaagctccagactctgtccaccttcttcagttgtgcagacgttgatcagctcctctgggtgatggcagagaggactcttcatctgggagagctgctgatgtaaggtcatttctaccacagtggatgagcagggcatctgacacaggtgaaagaaggaggaggttccttcaaactatgtgaccccagcctgacctctgtaacaggtgtgcagatGAAGGTTGACattagtcatttttagtttctgttgattgtaaaatggaaaagaaaacatcacctttctatttaacaattagctggtgtatgactcggtgtgatttttattttagaagactgtattgttaacaatagcttgtttttacaatcctcttttacaaacttaaataaaaatcacaggatataaacttttaacagatgattttaacttacacttcacctctgtggaagatgtcagaccagctgcttttatctcttctttgcctaaatgaagatacaaaaaacaactgatttactgttcacttaaatatattagaaaagcagacatgaatcacattacagactatcagtttctaacaaaatacaacatatcttaccacctgtagcctacggtctgtggtgctaacctagcttaaatatagcttaaatatagaacgatttcgttaaaaacagaggacccagcagcccacgtattttcaataatgatcaaaatagcgggattttttaaaacagtgtgtttaaatattagactttgaatacagcggtttgttgtacttacacatttcttcataagactCGTAGACCGGCGGAGCGCTTTCGAcgtagctgggctgcgtaagtcatcagggcaatacgctaaatgggcggggcgtcttaccagggctcctgcccccggaccctactgcgcagactctggctccaaatgacgtcaaaatcgcaagatggaagcgcccctaagcggtatattttggcttcaagaatgttgagtgggaacagctacagtgcgcgccAACTGATTTATGCCCATGTGACGTCACCACATgatgctttttctttctcactctgCCTCCCCcaactctctcactctctgtctctctctcccccccccccacacacacacacacacacacacacacacacacacacgtgtgtcactctgtttgtttgtaaatacTTTGTTGCTGTAGCTTAGTTTATAATAGACATTTGTTTGATTGAGTTTCATTGATTGCAGTTAATTTTGGCAAAGGCAAAGCATTCAGTTTTCTGGTCGATCTTTGTCCCAACCCTCCCCAATGGTCATGAACTATGGGTAGTGACCCAAAGAATGAGATTGCGAATACAAGTAGCCAAAGTGAGTTTCCTCCAGAGGGTGGCTGGGTTCAGCCTTAGAGATAcagtgaggagctcagacattcaggggagctcggagtagatcCGCTGCTCCTTcgcatcgaaaggagccagttgaggtggtttgggcatttgatgaggatgcctcctggacgcctccctttggggGTCTTCtgggcacgcccaactgggaggagaccccagggtagacccagagttcgctggCAAGATTATATATCCTGCATAGCCTTGGAACGCcttggaatcccccaggaggagctggaaaacattgctgGAAAGAGGGATGTCTGGTTTAACTTACTGCCCCTGCGGCCACCGTGACCCGACCTCAGTGAAGCGGGGGaaaacggatggatggatggaagggtGGATGGAGGCTTTCCCATCGGTTTCCCGACTTCACAGTGTTCGGAGAGCTGCCGAAGCTCAGCCATAAAATTTGCCACAGACTGACCTGGCTTCCTGAAATGAATGTGAAACTTAAACCTTTGGATGATCACAGAAGGCTTTGGATTGTGGTGGTTCCCCACGAGCTGGTTCATAATGTGGAATTTCCTCTTGTTTTCGCGTTGTGGCCAAGTTCCTTATCAGCTTATAAGTCTTCGCCCCATACCCACTCGGAAGAATAGAGCACTTCTTAGCCTCCTCTGTAATTCCATTAGCAGAGAAAAAGTGTCCCAAGCTCTCCTCATGCTAGGTCCAGTCCTCGTGTCCCTCCACAAATTACCAGTCCCAAAAGTCGCCATCTGAACACGAGTCTCTTCTTCCCCAAGCAGCTTCACTGCAGCCAACAGCGCACTCTGCCTCTCGTCCCTGCTGGGCTCCTCCTCGTCCCCGCTGCTCATGTAGTCACCTAGCTTACTAGCACACTGTGACATAGCTCcagctaaaaacaaaacaaaacagggcgCCAGGACCTATGAAACCAGTTCACCTAGTTGTCAAAAATATGTGATAACTTCTACTATAAAAGGAACCAGTCAAAAACTTTATGTCAAGGTATTTACTCTTTATCTAGAACAGCAGGAGTTTGTTTCCAGAATGTGGCCGAGACGGAACCATGCTGCAATCAAGGGTATTATCAAGTAACATTCAAATACATAGCAGCAAATAGGATAACATATACCCTTACAAAACTAATAACTTAAACAACAGCTCCCCTTTGTGGTAGTCGGCTATCATGTGATTGACCTAGTTAGGTTTAGCATTGTTTTATAATGCTCACGTTACAACAGGAGAGAAACTCTACCCATTGTGAATGGTAACATCACCCTGCTAAATTCACACACTGGCATAAACGAGGACCTCTGGTGGTGCTGCTCAGGTTGAAACCTAGACTTGTGCCATGTATGAAATAGGAGCCCATTTCTCGATGAAAGATCTCCCACCAATACCATCTAGTGACACTTGCATCAGTGAGATATAATAACACACAGCATAGCTGAATAACATACTAATTATCTTGTAACTAAAAACTGGCACAGTTATGATACAACCCATCTTTGGATGAACACCATGTTATTACAATgttaaaatacatcaaatgtCATAACAGGGAGAAAGAATGTAGACAGAATTAGGTCAAAAACCAAAAAGGTTGGAGGTGTTTAAAATTAATACCAAACTGAGCTGCTGAGATCAGTTTGATGTGGCTGTTGCTGGCGGTGAACATCTTCACTTGTTTCCATAATAGGACATGAGGTGTCACTACAGGTTGACCAATCAAAAGCAGTCTTCTCTATGAGGTGTCGAGAAGAGATCAAGAGTCTTCTCATTCAGCACTGCAATTTGAGCACGATGACAGCTCCAAAGTTACTTTTCTATTTCACATTTCTCATCTTGGACAAAAGTggtgagttgtgttttttttcttttagtgtgGGGTCACTCTACTTGTCTTAGCCTCTAAATGTGTTCCTCTAATATTGCAGATAGTACAACAGTACATTAGATGCATTTACaatgtatttatattaattGCATCTgtactctgtctctcttgtcaCTTCAGCTCAGATGACTGATCAATCCTCATCTGTTCATCAAGAGAGAGAATTTATATCAGCAAATGTCGGAGACAACATAActttgaaatgttcctctggAAGTAATAGGGTAAAACGTTTTTTCTGGTATAAGCAACCTCTCGGACAGAAACCAAGACTGATGTCTACCTTCTATGGGTCCAATAAAAACATTCCATTTAATGATGAGTGGAAGAACAACCCACGTTTTACACTGGAAGCCGTAAATGGTGGAACTCACTTGAATATCAAAGATTTACACATTTCAGACACAGCTACTTACTTCTGTGCAGTTAGCTTTTCAGTAAATTTGAAATTTGCAGTGGGTACTTTAGTCAGCGTTAAGAGTTCAGGTTTGAACATCCCGGCTACGGTTTATCAGTCAGAATCTGAGACCATCCAGCTTGGAAGCTCTGTGACTCTGAACTGTACAGTCCACACTGGGACCTGTGATGGAGAACACAGTGTTTACTGGTTCAGAAACTCTGAAGAATCTCATCCAGGACTCATTTACACCCATGGCGGCAGCAATGATCAGTGTGTGAGGAGCtccaacacagaaacaaacacctgTGTCTACAACTTGCCATTGAAGAGCGTCAGTAGCGCTCATGCTGGGACTTACTACTGCGCTGTCGCCTCATGTGGACGCATTCTCTTTGGAAACGGGACCCACCTGGACATTGAAAGTAAGTGACTTTCCTGCTGAAAGTATTGCTTTCTGATAAATAGTCATAATTCCCTTTTGAATATACCTAATCCAGCAAAGACTCTAAAAAGCTGATCCGCAACAtctcctcttgtctctctctttgcagaAGAGGACTACTCCCATATCTTGGTGTATTTCTTGAGTGGAGCTTTGACATTAACCACCATCCTTAGTTTTTCACTCACTGTGATACTGTTCAGTATTAGGAGGAAAATCAGCTTTCACTCTGGAGGTAATTAgtacttttttgtttctgtgtgtattgaTTGAACATTGGATCATAGAAACTTTAAAATTTGGAATAAAATGactctttattatttttcagaaaCTTCTGCTTCATCTGCTACAAATACACAGGTATTTACATCAAATCTAttataaattacatttcaaacatattttaatattagaaAAAACAAGAGGGATCTGGTTTTGTATTTACTCCGTCAGTGCTCCCTAATAGTCTAAATATTGAGTATAAAGTAGAAATGTCCAGAATAACGTTGAACTTTCTGAAGACTGCCAGATTTAAGTCTTAAGAGGAATGATGTTATTTATCATTTGGAGAAGACgttgaaatgtaaatgaaaaaaacttttctCTTCTGCAATTGCAAGCAACTGGTATTAATGAAAATTTAGACCTTATTCTTGACTTACTCTTCACAGTTATCACTTTTACGCTGGTGACCCTCAGTTGTACGTCCCTAACCCTAAACCGACGGACTACAGCAACTCAATCTCTCTAGAAAACTGCTTAGGCAGTTATCAAGAACTGAATGTCCCATCATTTTCCTCAGCTTACTTCAGACCAAACTGAGCATCTTATTTTTGGCCTTGAACTTTCCTCAAATAACATTCCAGTTTGTAAAACTCAGCATTTTAATAATCCCATACATCATGGAGCGACCACTTATGTCATCAAGCAACAATCCCTTAGTgatttcacaaataaaattcCAAACAAAAGATCGCTGCTGTTTTAGTTCAATGACTTTAAAACGCACTCTCCCCTCCCCTTAAATCAGCTGAATCTGTTCACTAACTTGAAAAAAACGTGGATGATCTGTCGCCTGTGGGATCTGTGTATGTGAGTAGGAGTGGAGCAGCAGTTTTAAAAGTATGGGTGTTCTAAGACCACTATTATGAAATAGTAAATCTCCCCATCTGATATGTGTGATTTGcaattttgtgattttattaaaggtcccatattatgctttttctggttttatatgctctttagtgtgttttccagtatcctgtgcatgtttaggcacatctatgtgcaaaaattcaaagtccgcggaaacgcggcttctcctacctcctcctgttagctgtaacATTAGCCGCAtataacgctcggttctagcctcccttgataaaaatttgtcagtgtgtcttcattgtcagtgtgagatcactgatctaagcccattggctcgttgtggcaagaccagcagctcatgttgaaattttcGAGaaacgtgctgagcaactgaccaataacgacagagcggatcggcagaccaatcagagcagacttggcccacgtggggtctaacagtgtgggctcagcagagtgtagctgatggactcagagtgtagagggagcaaggaggagcagtacatgaaaacagacactttttttggactttagctattgtgaacgtacaaaagtaggtacatagattaaatatatgaaccccaaaaagggcataatatgggctctttctattcttgttttttcttttttaatttttatctcCCTTATCTAACTCATTGATGTAATGCTCTTCTTTAATATGGGTCTAGAAATGCGCTTTATAAATACAATTTCTTAttatagttgttgttgttgtttttcagctcAGAATAATTACTTAGAATTCTTTAACTTTTAGTTGTTGCCGGTTACTTATTgggattttctgttttttctgtgtctAGGGTCACATAAATGAAGATAATCTTCATTACGCTGCTTTAAGGGTAAACCAGGTCAGCAGATCAAGAAGACATGTGGACGACACACTAGCTGAATGTGTGTACTCCAGAGTAAAGACATAAATCATGACGCTTCATCTTTGGCTACTTGTGGCAGGACTAAAACTATTGACTGTATAATCGGTTCTTTGGCTTTAGTGTGTTGTTATTGCCTGGTATTAGCTTACAAAACAAAGATACTCAAGGAGGAGTCCATGTTTCTTGTCCGACTTGTTGCAGACTCGCAACTGGAACTCGGTTAactcaggtgtgatgtcattccAAGCTCCGAGATCTTAGTTCTGAGGTAAAAGGAATAAACCATAAatctcagctgctgcagcctaCTCTCCTTCCTTCACCTCACACTCTTACTAATACCAGCATTTAGCTCTGAGATCTCCAGTCTTTAGATTGTTGAAAGTTATGGAGGCCTGAGTTTTTTAGATTGTGTGTGTTAGAAACTATATTTAGATTCTGATAGATTTATTGAGTGTTAGTTTGTAAATAACTTTTGATAAATAGATCATTAAACACTTGATCAGCAGTATAGGAATGAATAGCCTTTTTtgattgttccttttttttctcctttttatgaGTCAATTTATTCAACGTTTTTGGTTTTTGGTTGGGAACTTTGGGAATTTTATTAGATTTTGCTTGATGTTTTAGGCACTGCCCAACTCTGTATTAAAGTATACTGCTACTTGAACTAGTGCTGCCTGCTTTCTTTGGAGTGGGAAGGGTGGGGGTCACTTTCATGTTGTGTCTACGTTTCCCTAGACAGTGGGGACAACAGTAacttaaaataagaaacaaacaaaccaaaagtaACTGTGTTTGAAAAGGAGTAGGTATAAGTAAAACTGATATATCTCTACCCATTTcaaatttttcttttaataattcATATATCATTCTAACAAATgctcacatttatttacagagagacagacgaaAAGAGAAGATGCTACTGTGCTGACGTTAGCGTAACCTCGCCCACCAAATCAATGTCAATAAACCTTAATCTCACATAAAGTAACAAGTAACAAGTGCTTTTATATTCCTGTAGCCTAATTAAACAGTATGAATTTTAAGTGAGGgcgagagggcatgagacgacAGGCTTCTGGCGGCCGCCATACACTCACACGTTTTAGGCTATGTGAAGGCATTTGCAAAGCAGGAGTGTGGCAAAAAGTTATATGTAAGATGACAGCCAATGGAAAGGCCCGCCTCAGTTGTAACCAATGATTTGTGTGAATTTTCAGGACTTACAGCAAAAAAACTAACTTCTCTGCCATTATTAAATAactgaaattttcaaaattgttCTGCATATCTGCAGATCTGTGTGAGCATTTGTTGATCTTTGTACGTATTTTCAAATAGTTTTCCACAATAATAGCTCCCATATGGGCCCCACTGGGGGGAAGCCAAAAATCTCAGGGAGGGCAGgaggctttgtctgctctgtGGCTCTCAAATGAGATTTTAACAAACTAAAACCATGATAACACACTTACGTGATACTTTATACAaaggattttaaataaaaactggtgtGTTTAGGCCTTTtcagttcagatttttttcatgaaaacattttagatAGACTCCTTATTTTGATAGCAATGTCTTAATTTTTTCCTCGTGGCCCCTGGTGGTTAGTGGTGGTGGGGGATtcagcttttcttagatacaagtAGTTCCCTTCTCCAAGGGAAAAAGCCCACTTCATTTAATTCAATTGAAATACTTCTTTCGAGGACACTATGTGGCTAAAGTTTAACTAAAATCCAGGACCTTCAGTTCAAGACTAAATTGCAGTCTCTATTCTGCAAACCTCATTGTGGTTTACCTGTTTGCTGCCAGTCAATGTCAAACACATTACAAGATATTGTCTTAAATCTACTGCCACTGATGTAAAAAGAGGTCATGGTGAGGTTTATTTCTGCTTCACTGTCAACCACCCAATCATgttctagttttttttaaacaactgagAGGTGTGGCCTGATGAAGGAGTGCTGAATCTGTTAGTTCTGCTGCCGCTCCAGTAACTGAGAATCGCTGTGGAGAAGAAGCCGACAGTATGATGCTGTT is a window from the Labrus mixtus chromosome 23, fLabMix1.1, whole genome shotgun sequence genome containing:
- the LOC132958527 gene encoding uncharacterized protein LOC132958527, translating into MRCREEIKSLLIQHCNLSTMTAPKLLFYFTFLILDKSAQMTDQSSSVHQEREFISANVGDNITLKCSSGSNRVKRFFWYKQPLGQKPRLMSTFYGSNKNIPFNDEWKNNPRFTLEAVNGGTHLNIKDLHISDTATYFCAVSFSVNLKFAVGTLVSVKSSGLNIPATVYQSESETIQLGSSVTLNCTVHTGTCDGEHSVYWFRNSEESHPGLIYTHGGSNDQCVRSSNTETNTCVYNLPLKSVSSAHAGTYYCAVASCGRILFGNGTHLDIEKEDYSHILVYFLSGALTLTTILSFSLTVILFSIRRKISFHSGETSASSATNTQGHINEDNLHYAALRVNQVSRSRRHVDDTLAECVYSRVKT